A portion of the Enterobacter sp. SA187 genome contains these proteins:
- the glpB gene encoding glycerol-3-phosphate dehydrogenase subunit GlpB, which produces MKFDTVIVGGGLAGLLCGIRLSRSGQRCAIVSRGQSALSFSSGSLDLLSRLLDGTAVQDTAAGLAALETLAPEHPYSLIGAGRVYQYAREAQNLLAECGLKFQGDASAPHRRVTPLGMTRPAWLSPPEVPLSPRKGEHICVVGINGFADFQPHLAAATLRKQGLRVTATDIDLPLLDKLRDNPSEFRAVTIARQLDQDSHFAELCAALRPLSETHDAIWFPACFGLTDDKVYTRLNAELACPLYLLPTLPPSVPGMRMQTLLQQQFIRSGGAWMPGDEVLRATLDNNVVSQLWTRRHEDIPLRADHVVLASGSFFSNGLVAGRDGVREKVFGLDVLHSPDRASWYRDNLFDAQPWQQFGVRTDATLRGQLQGEPLQNLYVIGSVLGGYDAIHQGCGGGICAVTALHVAQQICAPGGSE; this is translated from the coding sequence ATGAAGTTTGATACGGTGATCGTCGGCGGCGGGCTGGCGGGTCTGCTGTGCGGCATCAGGCTAAGCCGCAGCGGGCAGCGCTGCGCCATTGTCAGCCGCGGACAGAGCGCGCTGAGTTTTTCCTCCGGCTCGCTGGATCTGCTCTCGCGCCTGCTGGACGGCACAGCGGTGCAGGATACTGCCGCCGGGCTGGCCGCGCTTGAAACCCTCGCCCCGGAACATCCTTACAGCCTGATCGGGGCCGGGCGCGTGTACCAGTACGCCCGCGAGGCGCAAAACCTGCTGGCAGAATGCGGGCTGAAATTTCAGGGTGATGCCAGCGCCCCGCACCGCCGCGTGACGCCGCTCGGTATGACGCGTCCGGCGTGGCTCAGCCCGCCGGAAGTGCCGCTGTCGCCGCGCAAAGGAGAGCATATCTGCGTGGTCGGCATCAACGGTTTTGCCGATTTCCAGCCCCATCTGGCGGCCGCAACGCTGCGTAAACAGGGCCTGCGCGTCACGGCAACGGACATCGATTTACCCCTGCTTGATAAACTGCGCGACAACCCCAGCGAGTTCCGCGCCGTCACTATTGCCCGCCAGCTGGATCAGGATAGCCATTTCGCTGAACTTTGCGCCGCCCTGCGCCCGCTCAGCGAAACCCATGACGCCATCTGGTTTCCTGCCTGCTTCGGCCTGACGGACGACAAGGTTTATACCCGGCTTAATGCTGAACTCGCCTGCCCGCTGTACCTGCTCCCCACCCTGCCCCCGTCGGTACCGGGGATGAGAATGCAGACGCTGCTACAGCAGCAGTTTATCCGCAGCGGCGGCGCGTGGATGCCGGGGGATGAGGTGCTGCGCGCCACTCTGGATAACAACGTGGTCAGCCAGCTGTGGACGCGCAGGCATGAGGATATTCCGCTGCGCGCCGATCATGTGGTGCTCGCCAGCGGCAGTTTTTTCAGTAACGGGCTGGTGGCCGGGCGCGACGGCGTGCGGGAAAAGGTATTCGGCCTCGATGTGCTGCACAGCCCCGATCGCGCCAGCTGGTATCGCGATAACCTGTTTGATGCGCAGCCGTGGCAGCAGTTTGGCGTGCGCACCGATGCCACCCTGCGCGGACAATTACAGGGCGAACCCCTGCAAAATTTATACGTTATCGGCTCGGTACTGGGCGGCTATGACGCCATTCACCAGGGCTGCGGCGGCGGAATTTGCGCCGTGACCGCGTTACATGTCGCGCAGCAAATCTGCGCGCCGGGAGGCTCCGAATGA
- the glpC gene encoding anaerobic glycerol-3-phosphate dehydrogenase subunit GlpC: MNTTHFDSCIKCTVCTTACPVSRVNVDYPGPKQAGPDGERLRLKDGTLYDEALKYCTNCKRCETACPSGVKIGDIIQRARSQFAPRKPSLRNAILSHTDLMGSLSTPVAPLVNAATGMKPVRLLLDKALKIDHRRTLPKYSHGTFRQWYRKQAAVQAAFDDQVAFFHGCFVNYNHPQLGKDLLRVLNAMQIGVQLLEGEKCCGVPLIANGFFEKAKKQANANVASLTRAISGNGLPVIATSSTCTFTLRDEYPHLLDIDNRALRPHIDLATRWLWRKLEEGRRLPLRPLPLKVIYHTPCHMEKMGWTHYTLELLRKIPELELTVLESQCCGIAGTYGFKAENYTTSQAIGAPLFRQIEESGADLVISDCETCKWQIEMSTRLRCEHPVTLLARALG, translated from the coding sequence ATGAACACCACTCACTTCGACAGCTGTATCAAATGCACCGTCTGCACCACCGCCTGTCCGGTAAGCCGCGTCAATGTCGACTATCCTGGCCCGAAACAAGCGGGGCCGGACGGCGAACGTCTGCGCCTGAAAGACGGCACGCTGTACGATGAGGCGCTGAAGTACTGCACCAACTGTAAACGCTGCGAAACCGCCTGTCCGTCCGGCGTGAAGATCGGCGACATTATCCAGCGCGCCCGCAGCCAGTTCGCGCCGCGTAAACCTTCACTGCGTAACGCCATTCTCAGCCATACCGATCTGATGGGAAGCCTGTCCACGCCAGTCGCCCCGCTGGTGAATGCCGCCACCGGCATGAAACCGGTGCGCCTGCTGCTGGATAAAGCGCTGAAAATCGATCACCGCCGTACCCTGCCGAAATATTCCCACGGTACTTTCCGCCAGTGGTATCGCAAACAGGCGGCCGTACAGGCGGCATTTGATGACCAGGTGGCCTTTTTTCACGGCTGTTTTGTCAATTACAACCATCCGCAGCTGGGAAAGGATCTGCTGCGGGTGCTGAACGCGATGCAAATCGGCGTACAACTGCTGGAGGGTGAAAAATGCTGCGGCGTGCCGCTGATCGCCAACGGCTTTTTTGAAAAGGCGAAAAAGCAGGCCAATGCCAACGTCGCGTCATTAACGCGCGCCATTAGCGGCAATGGCCTGCCAGTGATCGCCACGTCTTCGACCTGTACTTTTACCCTGCGGGATGAATACCCACATTTGCTGGATATCGATAACCGCGCGCTGCGTCCGCATATCGATCTGGCGACGCGCTGGCTGTGGCGCAAACTGGAGGAAGGCCGCCGTCTGCCGCTGCGCCCGTTGCCGCTGAAGGTGATCTACCACACGCCCTGCCATATGGAAAAAATGGGCTGGACGCATTACACCCTGGAACTGCTGCGTAAAATCCCTGAACTGGAGCTAACGGTGCTGGAGTCGCAGTGCTGCGGCATTGCCGGCACTTACGGCTTTAAAGCGGAGAACTATACGACCTCACAGGCGATTGGCGCGCCGCTGTTCCGGCAGATTGAGGAGAGCGGCGCGGATCTGGTGATCTCA